The region GGTTCTGTTACAATTTCATAGGATTCTGTAAGTTGTGCTCTGATTCTGATATAAGCCCTGAATACAGTCCTGCCATCTAAGGAATCAAGCTGGCAAACCTTTGTTATACCTCGTCCATGGCAGCAAAATCTTCtgatgaggagaccagaactccaGATGGGATCTCAGCTCTTCTGACCCCTATATAGCCATGACAATACATCCACATTCTAGTACTCAAATtctcttgcaataaaggccaataaAACATTTTTGTGCATTACTGCCCAATGTTATTTATAGATTTCTATTTGGGTGATTAGATCAATAAATTGATTGAAGCAAACCCCATGTGGTGCATAAGGAATTGAGTAACTATTACAGTCATTCAATCTGGGTTAAATTACCAAGTTCTGTAACGTGAATCATCTTTTATTGATTATTTGCCAACTTAAAATCATGGCCTAATTTCTGTACCTCTTCAGAGCCCCTGGACCTCGCCTGGCATCATAATGTTGACAAGTATGGATTAATTGCTTAGAAGCCAGCAGAAAGAAAGCTCAGGGAGAGGCAGCACTGTGCTGGAGTAGTCAACTACACGTGAGTTGCTTTGAATCTCTGAACAGCAATCTACTGTTTCTGGTTTGTTTACAGGGTGCAATACAGCTAGCATCATTGCCCAACCCAGTTCTTGATTATTAGTGGCATAAACTCTATCTTTCAACAATGCACTCTCTGTAGAGATGAGACCTTTCTATTGCTGTTCTTGATGTCAGTACCACTTGCAAGGCGAACAGTAACGTTCTCAAATAGCTTTTGAAAAGTTGGTGACTGCTGACAGAACTGCAGTTTATGTGCTGAAAGTACTCTCACGTTGCTGCTcctgattacactggacaaccATTTCTTTCAGAAGTGTCGCTTTCTCAGAGTTgtcttttgtttatgatagaccacttgaagctataatttcagactacttgcatCACATGGGAATTTGGAGAGACAAGAAATtaccttttattgaatataatttgtttaattgcataactgtTCTGAtgttttgcaatagttcaactgagcttgatgattttcatttgtactcggtGTCTGAGGcctcttgcttaagtgtccaacaataatcagccagcattgatgaattccagttgccctgatactgtttctccatgactgcaatatcATAGTGAAATATTTCACCATGATTATCACTGACTGCATCAAGACTttagggaagaagtctaaatggaaaTCCAGAAAATGAATTTTTAGTGACattgttttgtatgcttgaagcatgttgtcagccATGTAGCTTGGTGCACTATAGTTGCCAAGAGAAGTTTCAATAACACCGTTGAATGCCTTCAAtacaattttctccagtcccattaaaagTTCTTTGAACTGattacctgtttgatttgtgaatcagcaaaaatgccttccttaatcttggcatcagttattctgacttgagtataggtaatttttaaaaaaatagtgcatgatggggaaatttcatggtgattttcatgatcagcagcccaaaatccacaaggtacacccaaaagtatttagGAAGCAATATCATTATTATCCGGTGTTATAAAAACAGGAATGAAGATAATCAAGCTGTTCAATTAGGAGTGCTGTGGGATTAGGATGAGAGATGGGAAGCACTAATATTTTCATTTAGCTACTTCACTCTTTTAGCTGGAGTCTGCAGGCAAGGAAGTTTCTGTCTGAGAATGTGTATAAAATCTGCCTTCTCCCCCAACCCCACTCTTCTGCTGTATTTTCTCTGCCAGAGCCCAGATGTTGGTTTACATCGGGATTAGCTGATGATTCCCTTTCCCGAAGGAGAATAATGAACCAACTGAGTTGCCATGGTTTTCTAGCACAAGCCCCACAACTCAGCATATTCATAAAGTTCAATTTTGCAACCTACCTTTGCTTATTTTGTGGGTTctcactcatctttttttcccgtATTTTATCCATTGAAAACATTTCACAGGATATTAAAAAAGGAGAGTCCTCAGATGGAAAATTCAGACAAAGCATCAGGTCAAGACCAGGACAAATCGTGTGAATCATGCAGCCCCAAAGCTCTTCAGCGTCTGGAAATGGAAGTGAGAAGGTCCATTCTGGTGGGCAAGAAGACATTTTTGTGCTCTGtgtgtgggaggggcttcacCCGTTCATACACCCTGCTGAGACACCAGCgtattcacaccggggagaagccgtaTACGTGCTCcatgtgtgggaaaggattcacgcAGTCAACCCACCTCATCGCACACCAACTTGTCCACACTGACCAAAAACCTATTCAGTGTTCCGATTGTAAGAAGAGTTTCAAAAGCAGGGCTCATCTGCTGAAACACCAGCACGTACACAGTGAGGAGAGGCCCTTTGCCTGCTCTgcatgtggaaagggattcacttctGCATCCAACCTCACCGCGCACCAGCTCGTTCACACCGATCAGAGACCTTTTAAATGCTTGGACTGTAAGAAGAGCTTTAAAAAGAGAAGCCACTTGCTGAAACACCAAAAaactcacactggggagaggccatttatCTGCACcgtgtgtgggaaaggattcacccaGTCATCCAACCTGACAGCACACCAACTGGTTCACACTGATGAAAAACCTTACACATGTTTTGAATGTGTAAGGGGCTTTAAGAGTAAACAGGAACTACTGAAACACCAGCGCACTCACAATGGAGAGAGGCGCTTCACCTGCTCTcagtgcgggaagggattcactgtaTCTGCTGACCTGCAaaggcaccagcgagttcacaccggagagaaaCCATTCAACTGCACACACTGTGGAAAAAAGTTCCGATGTTCGACCAACCTTATCAGGCACCAGCGAGTCCACACGGGAGAGAGGCCCTTCTCCTGTTTGGAGTGCGGGAAAAGATTCACTCTGTCATCCTACCTGCTGAGACACCAACtgattcacactggggagaagcctttCGCTTGCTCtttatgtgggaagggattcactcagtcatccagcctgctgcgacaccagcaagttcacaagTGACTGCAGCGTTGTATTGGACTGTACCGCTGTTGTTATTCGCACCCAGGACAAAATGCCTTTCATCCTGAGAGTCCGGGTTTGTTCCAGTTACTTGTTTATGTCGTTGCTGTAAGTGGGGGCTTGTTTTGATAACATCGTTGGACACATTTGTGCAATATCTTCAACTCAATGTGTTTGAAATGTTTTATCTGTTAGCATCTCCGAAAGTGTTGATCAAACTGTACTGCATTTGTACTGATTTGCATGTTATATGTAATGGTACCTCTAAGAAAGAAGAGGGGAAATTGATTAATTGAATCCCTTTGTATAAGAGGTTTTATTTGATCTTTCTGAGACTGTGCAGTCAGCTTACATAATACAGGTAAAAATTAGCATTAGTGACACAGTAATTAAATCAATattggaaacttttaaaaactaatACTTCTAAAATGGTAGCAAACTATTAGTTTAAACATATCAGGAAAAAAGAACACACGGATCAAACACTAAAATGAAAGCAAAACACTGCGACCTTTATAGACTCCAGTCTCCGATGCCACAGGGGACAGAAGATCATGAGAAGGAGCAGTGAAAATCTCCAAAacataaattggtttattattgttgcctGTACAAAGGGGCAGTGAagaattttgttttgcatgctatccatacaGATGATTTCATTTCAACATTGCATTGATCTGTACAAGGGAAacaagtgttacagttacagggaacATTTAATGCAGCTGGACAAAAGGTGCAAGTccataataaggtagattgtaTGATCAAACACTCCATTTTATTGTGCTAACAGTCAATAGTGGGAAAGAGTTTGAAGAAGGGGGAGGAAATCAAGTGAGAATGTGGTGGTTGGGGGAGAAACGATAGTGAGGGAAATTAATGCTGTCCTGTGTAGCAAAGTCCAAAAGTTCGGGTACCAACGACAGAAGCAGGACAAGGAAGTCTGTGTGGGAAGGAACTGGCCACCAAATTACAACACATTAGTTAATAATCCCTGTATCAGTCCCTGAGCTATGTACAATTTCACTTCAGGCATATGAGAGAAATGTTGCTGCCCTGATcaaaccacatttggaatatcatgttcatttctggtcatttcattacagaaaggatgtggaagttttagagatggtgcagaggagatttatcaggataatAGAGCATGTCCTCTGAGGAgtgtttctccttggagcaaaggaggagaagaagcaacttgatagagttgtaccagatgataaggggcatagatcaAGTCGATAGCCAGAGTTAAtctgaggggcataattttaaggaggagagtacgggggtgggggggggatgtcagaggtaagagtTTTATATGGAGAGGGGTGGGTATatgccctgccagtggtggtggcagAGGTacatgcattagggacatttaaaaaatcttagataagcacatgaatggcAGAAAAATGGAGGTTGTttcggagggaagggttagatttattttagagtaggttataaggccAGCACCACATTGTGGCCGGAAGgggttgtactgtgctgtagtattctatgttcgaGCAATTAATACACGGCAGTAGTTTTGTAGAAGTTGGGTTCTGGTTTGTGCAGCTCTGATATCAGTTCTGGGAAGCGCAGATGGGTGACATACATCCAGACTCTGCTGGGATCAGTCTTCTCATAACTTCGCAGAGCTAGGGAGGTAGGGAGGGTTTAAAACAAGTAGTGGAGGAAAGCGGATTAAAGTTCGGCAAATGAGCTTGAATAGCACAGAAGGCTTGAGCAAAGGATACTAATATGGCAATGATAACCTGATCTGAAGGGATCTGCAGTACAAATCTAAAATTAACTCAGTGGGCAGGACTAGAGATGACAGAAATAGTAAAAGCACAAAACTGTAGGTTTCACATCTGTGTGCGAGAAATACTTGAGACAAACAGATGTACTGAGAACACAAACAGGAGCAAACAAGTATGGTCTGACAGTCAGGAAGTCAGGATAATTACAATCACATTTTAATGCTCCTCTGTAAATTATTGGAGGTGTGGGCTGAAAACTCACTGGGATTTGTTGGACTTCTTTCGAGGGTCTCAAAAGAAGTGACACAGATGATGTTGGTCTTATGGTATTAACTTCCCAAAATTGTGTAGATTTTTCCATTTCATTGGACATACAAATTTAGCTCATTTAAAAAGGAATGGAGACAGAAAGCAGGATTCCACATGGCAGTTAACATCTGATGTAGGAAAATAGTTAGAAACTATAACTACTATAAGATTTACAAAAGTCCAAGTAATTGGGCCAAGCCAGTATAGTTCCAAGAAGTGGAATGAATATTTTTCCAAGTTGGTGGAGCCTTGTGATTTAAGCACAAGAgatttctgcagatactggaaatccagagcaacacgttgctggagggactcagtaggctgggcaacatctatggagagaagtaaacaagtcaactttttgggccgcgacccttcagtaggactgggaaggaaggaagaagaagccagaataaggtgaggGAAAGAAAGGGAGTACAAgatggaaggtgattggtgaagccatgtGAGGGAGTGGAAGAGGAGCGATGAATTGAGAAGTATCGAGGCGAcagatgggaaaggtaaaaggctgaagaaggaggaatctgataggagttgagcgaggacaatgggagaaaaggaaagggggggcaccagaggggggtgatagacaggtgaaaaGGGGAGGTAGAATGGGGTATGGAAAATgcgatagataggtagatactttattgatcccaaaggaaattacggtgtcacagtagcattacaagtgcacagatatacaaatattagaagagaattaagaaagaataaaacatgTTACCTCAAACAGTTTAAGTGGAGGGTGtcgtcacttccccagctataggctGACTCATTATAGGCCTAATGGCTGAGGTTAAGAATGACCTGATATAGTCCTCGTTGGAGCAGTGCACTTGTCTTAGTCTAttgctaaaagtgctcctctgttcagccaaggtggcgtgcagagggtgagaaatattgtccagaactGCCAGGATTTTTTGTAGTGACCTTTGTTCTagcacagcctccagtgtgtccagtttgactcttatAACACAGCCAtcctttccaatcagtttattgagcctgttggcatcacttgTGTTGATGCCACTGCcctagcacaccaccacatagaagatagTGCggatgacaacagactggtagaacatgtgaaggagaggcatgCGTACTCCagaggacctcagtcttctcaggaagcagaggctctgtgttggtgctccactcaagtctgtcatccaggtgcttgtaggtcctcaccatatccacatcctcaccatcagtagtaacagagagcagtgcaggcttagtctttctAAAGTCCATTATCATCTCCCGTTGTTGGAAAGAAATtgtcggaagttagagaaatcacgttggaggctatccaggaggaaaatgaagtgttgctcctccagcctgagagtggctcCATCATGctaggagaggaggccatggactgacaggtcggaatgggaagggggagtgaaattAAGAGGGGGAaaagagcaaaggtgctcaaaaatgcagtcccccaatctacatcgggtctcaccaatataaaggaggccacattgggagcactggatacagtagatgaccccatcaGGTTTTACCTCACCTgaagggactgtttggggccctgaaagctggcgagggaggagatgaatgggctggtgagcacttgttccacttgtagGGATAAATACCTGGGGTGAGATCAGTGAGGAGTGAAGAATTGCCAAGGGAACCAGAGAGAGCATAATCCCTGGGGAAAGCGAACTGTGGAGGGGAGATAAAGATGTGTTAGGTGGTAGGAtactgttgaagatggtggaagttgcggagaataattTTCAGGATGCAGAGGCTCACGAGGTGcttggtaaggacaagaggaactctattctttgctaaggcagtgggaagatggaatGAGGGCAGATATCCCAGAAATGGTGAAGAAGTGGATGAGAGCAGTGTCAATGGTAAAGGAAAGGGAAACctcttctttgaagaaggaagatatCTCAGATGTTATTGAAacaaaagcttcatcctgagaaaagagatgacagagacagagaaaatCAGAAAAGGGATTagtatttttacaagtgacaggatgGAAAGAGGTGTGGTCTAGGTAGCTGTGCGTGTCAGTAGGTTtctaaaagatatcagtagatatcTTTTtccagagagattgagaaaggggagagagatgtcagagaagcaagtgaatttaagggcaggatggaagtggaaggcaaagttggtgaaattgacgagctcagcatgggtgcaggaagcagcaccaatgcagtcctcCATGTAGCAGAGAAGTAATTGGGGACATTACTTGAGAAGGCTTGGAGCAGGCTTTGTTTTTTGAAGTAACCAAAGATGATTAAATCTGCTGATAACACTGCGAGGAAAGTGagttgtgtggggggggggggatataggTAAGATAGGTTCAAGGGAAATAGGTAGGTTAAGTGAAATCAATAAAGTAATTAACAAATGGAACATAATATGGAAAAATGTGAGATTAACCATTTTGCAGGGGAAAAATTATGGTATCAGCTTCTTCTCTAAATGGCGCAAGATGGTGGAGCCCAGAGATGCTGAGAGATCTGTGTATCATAATGAATGTCTTGCCAAAGGCAATATGCACATATAAAATATCACGAAAACTAGTGATATCAGTATTTATGATGAAGAGAATTAAGTACAAATGTAGGAAGGTAATATGTTTTGTAGTATAGGTGAAACAGTATCTGGAGTACTTACAAAAGGAAATAAATGCATTCTAAGTTTTATTAAACTGACATCTGGAATATGGCAATTGACCCTATGAGGACAAGTTGGACAGGCTTATTTCAGCTGAAGTTTGAAAAGCTGAGACTTGATAGAAGCATAAGGAGGTGAGGCTGTCATGACGgtgtgaatgtgggaagaatgGGGGCAGCCAGGCCCAGAGTCACAGTTTCAAATATATGGTACTCATTTATGACTGATAGTTCTCtcagtctttggaattctttctCCAAGGGAGCAGAGCCCATAATATTGTTTATAAGGCAAAGGAAGATTGATACTTGATAGGCAATGTGTGAAAGGTTGCCCATAGTGGGTAGGATTGCAGATTATAATCAGATCAACTATGACCTGATTGAATGAGAGTGCAGGCTCAGAGCTGAGTGGCCTACCTTACTCCTAATTCTTAACTCTGTGTGGGAGCTCTTCTCACAGTCAGATGAAATGATCTTCAATCACTTTTAAAGTATTTGTGAGTCGCACTGAATCTTAAACAATGTCTGCCTTGGGGTGGCtctggaaacattttctccatatTAACATCTTCGATCCACTTGCTTTCACAAACATCTCTGCTTTTTATCTGTCTCCTATCGTCACTGTCTTTTGTCCCCTATTCCTTGAAATGAAGTAAATCTGAGAAAGTTAGGGACATTAGGAGCCAACAGCTGGAGACAGATAAATCTCTACCTGTGAGCCACTCGTCTACACAGTGTGGTTTCTGACCCATTTCCAATCCATGAGTTGTTTCTTTTCAGTCTACAGCAAAGCTGGGCAGACCAGATGTCTGACTAGTGAATACCAAATTTTTACTTAAACTCTTAAGTCTTCTTTTTCTGGAAATTGTTCATCATCTGTAATGTAGATGCAGTATGCATTTTGTAAGTAACTGATCATGAGAACATTTTTAGTGGTACTTAAAAGCATAAAGACCATTCGTGCTAGCAACGATAAATTAAGACAAGTAATTTTGGGAGTATTGGTCCACAAGTCTAGCTTCAAGAATACTCTTGCCCCTTGGAGTAAGAACAATGAAGAATTATTTGGAACAATGTTCCCATAAGATGATGTGGCGGTCTCTATTGTTGAATCCTGAGTTCAGATTGGTAGTTCCTGTATTATTTGTTCCAATTATTTGATGCAAATGAGGAGTATGGCTTTGatactgtacacattctctgCCTACAGGTTCAAAGAGGAAGTGTGGATAAACACCTCTCAGCCAATACGTCTCAGTGGCAGAGTACGTCAACAAATTTTAACATTATACACAACCCAGAAGATGCAGACAACCCATTTTGCCAAGAAACACTAGCTACTGCACTTGACTCTATCCAGGTTCCACTGACTGATACACCATCTGACTTTTGATCTAACTGGTACTTTCTATTGCCCTTTTTAAAATTAGTGAATATCTTTGCAAGGAAACTAATGTTGCTTGCTCAAGTGCATCTTGATCTATCCATTGCATTCTGCACATAATTCAAACTGGGCCTGAGATGAAATGGGTTTTCCCTTCCTGTGCTTGCAGGGCTCAGGCAATAAAACATCCAGGAATAACTGAGTGAATCTATGTGGAAGTAGATACATGAGATTGGAACATAGTGAGTTAACAAAATGCAGGTGGTATCTGTCTCCCTGAGACAGGGGAATGGAGTTTCTTGATTTTCTCCATTCTTGAACAAGAGGACCAAAATTGAACTATGCCTTAACCATTCGACCCGGCTGGTGGCTTAGTGGCATCAATGCTGGACTGTACTGTGGCGTGggaggtcctgagttcaaatccagccggctcccctgcacgctttccatccatgctggtttacgagctggtgatctctttggaaactcacccggcagaaggcaatggcaaaccactgctgtaacttgcctcgtatgcgATTTCCCACTACGTCAGAGCGGCGTGGGAGGAAGGAAGTCGTCTGCTAACTGGAAAAattccggatgcgacgtacctttccttttatcCTTATGATAATAAGAAACCattaggcccttcgagcctgtgccagctctcagagcaatcccattccccACTTATTTCTTTCCTGTCACCTGTTCTTCACAAGTATCTGTCAGTTCCTCTGTCCACCCCCAAGATTTTACCACTCACTGACATATCAGGAgctgtaagatcataagacattggagcagaattaggcccttggGCCAATCTGTGCCATTCAATCATTTattaattttccctctcaaccctattctcctgccttctccccggaaCTCTTGACgctcttactaaccaagaacctacccACCTGCATTTTAAGTTTTGTAGCCTGGGAAAatacactcaggacaacaaatacttttttgggttattaattcctttatctgtttcagattttttaatgcagaaagaggatatcaaaaataaaaacaagaaaatGAGTTTGAAAAAGAAAACCATTCCCACTGTTACAGCCTCAGCCTAATTTTGGCCCACACACTAGttacgtatgcagtatgaaaattaaaaaaaataacaaaatata is a window of Mobula birostris isolate sMobBir1 chromosome 10, sMobBir1.hap1, whole genome shotgun sequence DNA encoding:
- the LOC140203969 gene encoding uncharacterized protein encodes the protein MENSDKASGQDQDKSCESCSPKALQRLEMEVRRSILVGKKTFLCSVCGRGFTRSYTLLRHQRIHTGEKPYTCSMCGKGFTQSTHLIAHQLVHTDQKPIQCSDCKKSFKSRAHLLKHQHVHSEERPFACSACGKGFTSASNLTAHQLVHTDQRPFKCLDCKKSFKKRSHLLKHQKTHTGERPFICTVCGKGFTQSSNLTAHQLVHTDEKPYTCFECVRGFKSKQELLKHQRTHNGERRFTCSQCGKGFTVSADLQRHQRVHTGEKPFNCTHCGKKFRCSTNLIRHQRVHTGERPFSCLECGKRFTLSSYLLRHQLIHTGEKPFACSLCGKGFTQSSSLLRHQQVHK